Proteins from one Deltaproteobacteria bacterium genomic window:
- a CDS encoding molecular chaperone TorD family protein: protein MKKDKKEKEVVKDKKEKEVAIDTAAEEEKKIITAKVRSRIYHLLAQAYLYPNEGSYSLIKNGFVEELRNSFSYLLLNYIKDDGKAEEILDNLESLDKAIKILKEGHLTGFQGQFAKVFTHTISQECPQYETQFGIKAEDVFHKCHELGDIAGFYNAFGLDLTDSQATKERVDHISVEFEFMYFLANKEAYGIENKDAEDKLDIVTSAQKKFVREHIAMWVPVFAKYLAKKTKTGFYKEVSQLTKAFVEQEITYLKVKPRRLKSEEVSVEPPEDELITCDTTATYARGVGKPN from the coding sequence ATGAAGAAGGACAAAAAAGAAAAAGAAGTTGTTAAGGACAAAAAAGAAAAAGAAGTTGCCATAGATACTGCGGCAGAGGAAGAAAAGAAGATAATAACCGCAAAGGTTAGAAGCCGCATATATCACCTTCTTGCTCAGGCGTATCTGTATCCTAATGAGGGGAGTTATTCTCTGATTAAGAATGGATTCGTAGAAGAGCTTAGAAACTCTTTTTCTTATCTTTTGTTGAATTATATAAAAGATGATGGAAAGGCAGAAGAGATATTAGACAATTTAGAGTCTCTTGATAAAGCTATTAAGATATTAAAGGAAGGGCACTTAACTGGTTTTCAGGGACAGTTTGCAAAGGTCTTTACCCATACTATAAGCCAGGAGTGTCCGCAGTATGAGACCCAGTTTGGGATAAAGGCAGAAGATGTCTTTCATAAATGCCATGAGTTAGGGGATATAGCAGGTTTTTACAATGCCTTTGGCCTTGATCTAACCGACTCCCAGGCTACAAAGGAGCGGGTTGACCACATCAGCGTTGAATTTGAGTTTATGTATTTTCTTGCCAATAAAGAGGCATACGGCATAGAAAATAAGGATGCTGAGGATAAGTTAGATATTGTTACATCTGCCCAGAAGAAATTTGTAAGGGAGCATATAGCCATGTGGGTGCCTGTCTTCGCCAAATATCTGGCAAAGAAGACAAAGACCGGTTTTTATAAAGAGGTCTCACAGCTTACAAAGGCATTTGTAGAGCAGGAGATAACTTATCTGAAGGTTAAACCAAGAAGGCTTAAGAGCGAGGAGGTTTCAGTCGAACCCCCTGAAGATGAATTAATAACATGCGACACAACAGCGACATATGCTCGCGGAGTGGGGAAACCCAATTGA